The following coding sequences are from one Haliotis asinina isolate JCU_RB_2024 chromosome 3, JCU_Hal_asi_v2, whole genome shotgun sequence window:
- the LOC137279243 gene encoding uncharacterized protein codes for MDESHYGVSDTVEPVLIHSAHIRHERSATHMPDVLHFRFDLSGTEVSLNLTRSERDIESYPVYVTDERGTVLQTDLPQHENTAVYRSSAQGSAAIIQREEEDVYQLSGTIHVNNQRYNIWPKKHQVNKRQASDTRNQHELREIIPFNMSDDTVNLQSEFPTLQQGTPSNVQDSQANVQDIRSNVQGMSGNPVHYTIEMGVFPDFADYTGFLRNANGNTTVTISNMRLYYAFVEEMMQIRYDTVNKQDPSFSITVWTKFINIATSAAGSPWTETTRNGSVVPAIPALLGLVNYLLVNAPRSADAYMIFTRYDLVNQFPVIGTAAIDQLCTDIPVGITKNFGSGIVGTIAAHELGHILGLRHDSEVGCNDTDWFVMGSFIGFVPPLTPSNPWTFSPCSVATLKTTLSVRECALNTSISGSTLSTNGQRAGQTFHADQQCRDHFSSLSTFCRGVSRYENGTNYELMCRVTFCSAPGNLCFGVIPLDQTSCGDKMWCERGECVHNALAPARSAKCPQGDDPAFTCEAASCTTYSSPRLLACCATCAAQIPQKKTTVRFIVLRTAPPILFFG; via the exons ATGGACGAGTCGCACTATGGTGTTTCTG ATACTGTGGAACCAGTATTAATCCATTCCGCTCACATTCGACATGAAAGATCCGCGACGCACATGCCTGATGTTCTTCACTTCCGGTTTGACCTCTCTGGCACAGAGGTTTCACTTAATCTGACACGGAGTGAACGAGACATAGAGAGTTATCCTGTCTATGTAACTGATGAACGTGGTACAGTTCTTCAAACAGATCTCCCACAGCATGAG AACACAGCTGTTTATCGAAGCTCTGCACAAGGATCGGCTGCCATCATTCAGCGAGAGGAGGAGGATGTTTATCAACTA TCTGGGACGATCCATGTCAACAATCAGAGGTACAATATCTGGCCAAAGAAACACCAGGTGAACAAACGCCAGGCGTCCGACACCAGAAATCAACACGAACTCCGAGAAATTATCCCCTTTAATATGAGTGACGACACAGTGAATCTCCAGTCTGAATTTCCTACTCTTCAGCAAGGCACTCCGTCAAATGTTCAAGACTCTCAAGCAAATGTTCAAGACATTCGGTCAAATGTCCAAG GCATGTCAGGGAATCCAGTTCACTATACCATCGAGATGGGTGTTTTCCCTGATTTCGCTGACTACACAGG CTTTCTTCGGAATGCCAATGGCAACACTACCGTCACCATCTCCAACATGAGACTGTACTATGCCTTCGTGGAAGAAATG ATGCAGATACGCTATGACACAGTGAATAAACAGGACCCTTCTTTCTCCATCACTGTCTGGACAAAGTTCATCAACATTGCCACT TCCGCAGCTGGGTCTCCTTGGACGGAAACCACCAGGAATGGCAGCGTGGTACCCGCCATCCCGGCTCTCCTAGGTCTTGTAAATTACCTCTTAGTCAATGCACCTAGGTCAGCCGACGCCTATATGATCTTCACAAG ATACGACTTAGTAAATCAGTTTCCAGTAATTG GTACGGCTGCTATTGATCAACTGTGCACAGACATACCTGTAGGCATTACCAAAAACTTTGGTTCTGGTATTGTTGGGACAATTGCTGCTCATGAACTCGGCCACAT CCTTGGTTTACGACATGACTCCGAAGTGGGCTGCAACGATACCGACTGGTTTGTAATGGGATCCTTTATAGGATTCGTCCCTCCACTCACTCCATCCAATCCCTGGACCTTCTCACCCTGTTCTGTGGCAACCTTAAAAACTACGCTATCTGT ACGAGAATGCGCACTCAACACTTCTATATCCGGTTCCACTCTTTCAACAAATGGGCAACGCGCAGGTCAAACGTTTCATGCTGATCAGCAGTGTAGAGATCACTTTTCATCTCTTTCGACGTTTTGCAGA GGTGTATCACGTTATGAAAATGGAACCAATTATGAGTTGATGTGTAGAGTTACGTTCTGTTCGGCGCCTGGAAACCTGTGCTTTGGGGTCATCCCTCTAGATCAGACGTCATGTGGCGATAAGATG TGGTGTGAACGTGGGGAATGTGTCCACAACGCTCTTGCACCAGCACGATCAG CCAAGTGTCCACAAGGGGATGACCCAGCGTTTACCTGTGAAGCAGCGTCATGCACGACCTACTCGTCACCCAGGTTGTTAGCGTGTTGTGCAACGTGTGCTGCGCAGATTCCACAGAAAAAGACCACAGTACGATTCATCGTACTCCGAACCGCGCCACCGATCCTATTCTTTGGGTAG
- the LOC137278717 gene encoding zinc metalloproteinase-disintegrin-like NaMP yields the protein MFFTLLLLGISMLADSLAFMDESQYGASEVVDPVLIHSAHTRHERSAMHMPDVLHFRFELSGTEVSLNLTQSERDIESYPVYVTDGRGTVLQTDLPLHENTAVYRSSAQGSAAIITRKTEDIYQLTGTIHLNNQTYKISPKKHHVDKRQASTSRNQHELREIVSFNMDNDTAFPSIKEALPSNDQGIPSNTQGMSNGQAEYIIELAVFPDFSDYAGFFQEAEDNTTVTISNMRLHYAFVGEMMQVRYDTVNEQDPSISITVWIKYINIATSAAGSPWTETTKNTNVVPAVQALMNHARYLFVNAPRSADAYMIFTRYALSNPDPVIGVAAFDYLCTDLPVSITVNFPDGIVGITAAHELGHILGLRHDSDIGCNNTDLYVMTSALNFPSPLTPSNPWTFSPCSVATLKTSLSAPEKACALNTSISDSTLSTNGRRAGQMTDGDQQCAARFRYDFIFSREEKLLILIRNKHCLEANATASNVSAFD from the exons ATGTTTTTCACTCTGTTATTGCTTGGAATTTCAATGTTGGCTGATTCACTTGCCTTCATGGACGAGTCGCAGTATGGTGCTTCTG AAGTTGTGGATCCAGTGTTAATCCATTCCGCTCACACTCGTCATGAAAGATCCGCCATGCACATGCCTGATGTTCTACACTTCCGGTTTGAGCTGTCTGGCACAGAAGTTTCGCTTAATTTGACACAGAGTGAACGAGACATAGAGAGTTATCCTGTCTATGTGACTGATGGACGTGGCACAGTTCTTCAAACTGACCTCCCCCTGCATGAG AACACTGCTGTTTATCGAAGCTCTGCACAAGGATCGGCCGCCATTATTACTCGGAAGACGGAGGATATATATCAGCTT ACAGGGACGATCCATCTCAACAATCAAACATACAAGATCTCACCAAAGAAACACCACGTGGACAAGCGCCAGGCATCCACAAGCAGAAATCAGCACGAGCTGCGAGAGATTGTGTCCTTTAACATGGATAATGACACAGCGTTTCCTTCCATAAAAGAAGCCCTTCCGTCAAATGACCAAGGCATTCCGTCAAATACACAAG GGATGTCAAACGGTCAGGCTGAGTATATCATCGAACTGGCTGTGTTCCCTGATTTCTCTGACTATGCAGG CTTTTTTCAGGAAGCCGAGGACAACACTACCGTCACCATCTCCAACATGAGACTCCACTATGCCTTCGTGGGAGAAATG ATGCAGGTACGATATGACACAGTGAATGAACAGGACCCTTCCATCTCTATCACCGTCTGGATAAAGTACATCAACATCGCCACT TCAGCAGCTGGTTCTCCGTGGACGGAGACTACAAAGAACACAAATGTTGTACCTGCAGTGCAGGCTCTCATGAACCATGCACGATACCTCTTCGTCAACGCACCTCGGTCAGCCGACGCATACATGATCTTCACAAG ATATGCCTTATCAAATCCGGATCCAGTCATTG GTGTTGCCGCTTTTGATTACTTGTGCACTGACCTACCTGTAAGCATTACCGTAAACTTCCCTGATGGTATTGTAGGGATCACAGCTGCTCATGAGCTTGGTCACAT CCTGGGTTTGAGACATGACTCCGACATTGGCTGCAACAATACCGACCTGTATGTAATGACATCTGCATTAAACTTCCCCTCTCCACTTACTCCATCTAATCCCTGGACCTTCTCACCCTGTTCTGTGGCGACGCTGAAGACGTCGCTATCTGCTCCAGA AAAGGCATGCGCTCTCAACACCTCTATATCCGACTCGACTCTGTCAACAAACGGACGACGAGCAGGTCAAATGACTGATGGTGATCAGCAGTGTGCAGCACGGTTTAGATATGACTTTATATTTTCCAGG GAAGAGAAGCTGTTGATCCTGATCAGGAATAAACACTGTTTGGAAGCTAACGCAACAGCCAGCAACGTTTCAGCGTTTGATTGA